DNA from Bacteroidota bacterium:
GCCGGTCCCACGTGGCGGCGTACATCACGTCGGGATCGCGCGGGTCGACGACGAGGTCGGTCGCGCCGGTCCAGTCGCCGCCGCCCAGCACCTGCGTCCACGTCTCGCCGCCGTCCTCCGTACGGTAGAGGCCGCGCTCGCCGCCGGGGCTCCACAGCGGGCCCTGCGCCGCGACGAGCACCACGTCCGAGTCGTCGGGGTGGATCCAGATCGTCGAGAGGCGCTCGCTCTCGGTGAGGCCGCGGTTCTCCCACGTCTGGCCG
Protein-coding regions in this window:
- a CDS encoding glycosyl hydrolase, producing the protein GQTWENRGLTESERLSTIWIHPDDSDVVLVAAQGPLWSPGGERGLYRTEDGGETWTQVLGGGDWTGATDLVVDPRDPDVMYAATWDRHRTVAAYMGGGPGTGLHKSTDGGRTWTELTQGLPKSNMG